One Thermococcus eurythermalis DNA segment encodes these proteins:
- the cas4 gene encoding CRISPR-associated protein Cas4 has translation MTRPLEGRGVENNGSAENDGLIEFYASEALTCPRRIYFRLKGYPQRWPENVRVRLNQGVKTHEILGQILSRRFGFELERHLVLRSRKLGFEIHGRIDAFREFPIEIKGKTSLPKVPYDYHLAQLNVYLRWAEAEYGYLYYIKLHEEPTKIIGKLDMSNFPVIKGPNFKAFEIPYDGKLFKETLRHFYSVKKAYEKGKPPEGWRSYACRFCPYRYLCYPGEE, from the coding sequence ATGACCCGCCCGCTGGAGGGAAGAGGCGTGGAGAACAACGGAAGTGCTGAAAACGACGGGCTGATAGAGTTCTACGCGAGCGAAGCCCTGACCTGTCCGAGGAGGATATACTTCCGGCTGAAGGGCTACCCCCAGAGATGGCCCGAGAACGTGAGGGTTAGGCTCAATCAGGGGGTTAAAACCCACGAAATTCTCGGGCAGATTCTGAGCAGACGCTTTGGCTTCGAACTTGAGAGGCATCTCGTCCTCCGCTCAAGGAAGCTCGGCTTTGAGATTCACGGCAGGATTGACGCCTTCAGGGAGTTTCCCATCGAGATTAAGGGCAAGACCAGCCTCCCGAAGGTGCCCTACGACTACCACCTGGCCCAGCTCAACGTCTACCTCCGCTGGGCCGAGGCCGAATACGGATACCTATACTATATTAAGCTCCACGAAGAGCCCACGAAAATAATCGGCAAGCTCGACATGTCGAACTTTCCGGTCATCAAGGGGCCGAACTTTAAGGCGTTTGAAATCCCCTACGACGGCAAGCTCTTCAAGGAAACGCTCAGGCACTTCTACTCGGTGAAGAAGGCCTACGAAAAGGGGAAACCCCCAGAAGGCTGGAGAAGCTACGCCTGTCGCTTTTGCCCCTACCGCTACCTGTGCTATCCTGGAGAAGAGTGA
- a CDS encoding 2,3-diphosphoglycerate synthetase: MRRLALIDGEHYPPVTRWALERLGNVCCAVFLGGSEKIGSPERLEEELGVRIYFGGDPLRAIELALSENDIDEVVDLSDEPVVDYEMRFRIASICLRRGVAYRGADFAFTPGELIRPKKPTISILGLGKRVGKTAVGGFVARVLKEKYRPVVVTMGRGGPEEPELIDGEREELTPENLLKLAEMGKHAASDHYEDALVAGVTTVGCRRCGGGMAGFPFFHIVHEGIKLAEELPHDIIVAEGSGATIPPVRADGYITVLSTLQPRETVEGFFGPFRIGLADIAVITMADVEPKKAREFADFIEKVNPKADVHLVRFVPKPLGDVSEKRVALFMTLEKAAGEAVGDIEGMGAEVVFTSGNLSRRPALRKDLERLEGEGSVDAVLVELKAAAVDVVTKWALGRDIEVIYLANEPENVDGKNLREAVLELARRVTGR; the protein is encoded by the coding sequence ATGAGGAGGCTCGCTCTAATCGATGGAGAGCACTATCCTCCCGTAACGCGCTGGGCACTGGAGAGACTTGGAAATGTGTGCTGTGCCGTGTTTCTCGGCGGTAGCGAGAAGATAGGCTCGCCCGAAAGGCTTGAAGAAGAGCTCGGGGTTAGGATTTACTTTGGGGGCGATCCCCTGAGAGCCATTGAGCTGGCCCTCTCCGAGAACGATATCGATGAGGTAGTCGACCTGAGCGACGAGCCGGTTGTGGACTACGAAATGAGGTTTAGGATAGCCTCGATATGCCTGCGCAGGGGAGTTGCATACAGGGGCGCGGACTTCGCGTTCACTCCCGGGGAGCTTATACGGCCAAAGAAGCCAACCATAAGCATTCTCGGCCTTGGAAAACGCGTTGGAAAGACCGCAGTGGGCGGCTTCGTTGCGAGGGTCTTGAAGGAGAAATACCGGCCCGTGGTTGTTACGATGGGCAGAGGGGGCCCGGAAGAGCCCGAGCTCATAGACGGCGAGAGGGAAGAGCTGACCCCCGAGAACCTCCTAAAACTCGCGGAGATGGGCAAGCACGCCGCTTCGGACCACTACGAGGACGCCCTCGTCGCGGGGGTAACGACCGTCGGGTGCCGTCGCTGTGGAGGGGGAATGGCGGGATTCCCGTTCTTCCACATAGTCCACGAGGGGATAAAGCTCGCCGAGGAGCTTCCCCACGATATCATCGTCGCGGAGGGCAGTGGCGCCACGATTCCTCCCGTGAGGGCAGACGGGTACATCACAGTCCTCAGCACCCTCCAGCCGAGGGAGACGGTAGAGGGCTTCTTCGGGCCCTTCCGGATTGGGCTGGCGGACATCGCCGTAATTACGATGGCGGACGTTGAGCCGAAAAAGGCCAGGGAGTTCGCTGACTTCATAGAAAAAGTCAACCCTAAGGCCGACGTCCACTTGGTCCGGTTTGTGCCGAAGCCCCTTGGGGACGTCTCAGAAAAGAGGGTCGCTCTCTTCATGACGTTAGAGAAAGCCGCTGGCGAGGCAGTTGGGGACATCGAGGGCATGGGTGCAGAGGTCGTCTTTACAAGCGGAAACCTCTCAAGGAGGCCCGCCCTCAGGAAAGACCTTGAAAGGCTCGAAGGGGAAGGAAGCGTTGATGCAGTCCTCGTTGAACTAAAGGCAGCGGCGGTTGACGTCGTAACGAAGTGGGCCCTTGGGCGGGACATTGAGGTAATCTACCTCGCCAACGAGCCCGAGAACGTGGACGGCAAGAACCTGCGTGAAGCCGTCCTGGAGCTTGCCAGGAGGGTGACGGGAAGATGA